Within the Malassezia vespertilionis chromosome 3, complete sequence genome, the region TATCGAACTCCAAGGGTACGAGCACATGGACATGGTTATGGGCGTGGATGCGTACAAGACTGTGTTTCCCAAAATCAAGGATACCATCCTTAGGACGATGGATCTGGAAGATGTGCCCGCGAGCAATACCATGTAGTTGAATCGATGTTTGTACAACGGTTGGGGCCTATAGGGAAGGATGCAGCTAAGGCTGTGGTCATGCGCCCACTCTCTTTCTCGGAGACTTGCTGCAACAGACACTTGCAGCATGGATCATGCCGAGCTGTCCATCCTTGAACACGTTATTTGTACATGCATCCACCCGACACGTCTCTACCACCTTTATTCGATTTCTTTATACAATCACCTGCGATACGCAGGGTATCGTTGCTCACTATTTCGATACAAGAGCGGGCCTTTTAACGCTCCATCGTTCAAGGCATAGCACTGTAATACAATATGCCGCACAAATACAAGTAGACAGCGAAGCGGACAAAACTGTTTACATCAGCGTGTGGTAATGTACAGGGGCGCTACCATTGCATTTTGCCCCGGGACAGCCCTCCAAAGACCAAATCAGTCGGCACCTGCGCAACGTTTGGTGCAGGTTCCGTAAAATCCAATGTGCCCACCGATGGATAAAGAGGGATTTCGCCGTTTTGTGCAGGAAAGAACTGCTCCATTTGTACATCGCCGCCCCCAACATTGCTGTTGGGATACATGGGGTCGcccttgccgcggcgcgcacctCTGCCTCTGCCCGCGCCGACCGACGCCGAGAAAGGCATGTTGCgcccgccgctgcgccccTGAAAAACGCCTTGACCGCGCGGCGGACCAGCAAAGCGGCCATCCGCCGAGCCATTCACGAACTCGGGCGACTCGCGCTGGAGACGGCTCTGGATGCGCTTCCCATACGGCGTGTTGCGAATAGCCGGGAGAATGGGACGGATGCACTCGACCAGTTGTGTGCGCTGTGTCGGCTCTGCATAGTCCAGGCTGGTCTGCACCACGTAGTTGGCGAACGAGTCGCGCAAGAGAGACTCGAGGCGCGTCTCGTCGATCAGCTCGTGGACCAGCAGCTTCCTGATGCTTGGCTGCGACACGCGAATGCATTTTTCAATCACGTTCGAGCTAAACTTTTGCATGGAGAGCATGCAGACATTGCCGAGGAACTGGTGGACCATCGCTTCGTTGAAGTCGGCATTGTTGAGGTCCAGCACGTACTGCACGACATAGTTGCCGAAGGGATCCTGTacgagctgcagcgtatTGGCTGTAATCTCCTTGGCCAACTGGAACCGTTGCTGGTCGGACGCGTGGTCAATacagcgctgcaaaacgCAGCAGCCGTGGCGGTGCGTCGCGACGTCGACACACTTGGCAGCCACTGCATCGTAGATAAACTGGTTCTGCTCGGCATACAAGCGGTTAAGACACTTTTGGATGACATGGTTGCCGTTCAAGTCTTTGATCAGACTGACAACGTTGCGCGAAAGTGCATCGATGACAGTCTTGGTCTGCGAGGGAGTGGAAATAAAGTCGATCGTCTTCTGCACCGCACgcgtgccgtgcatgtTGAGCGAGATTGTGACGAGATCAGCGGCAATCGCGTCGACAATTTGgtcgcgctgtgcatcggAGCAGTACTCGAGCAGCTTTTGGCACAAGTAATTTCCGAATGGATCGGTCATCAGTTCGGCAAAGTAAGGGAAAGTCTCAGTAAAGATCATGTCGCACTGCTCAGGCACGTTTTCTTCCAGTTTCTTTTGCAGGAAGCGGCATCCATACTGGtccttgcacagctgcgaCATTTCGCCGGCCAAGTCCTCcaggcgcgtcgtgctgggATCCAGAtcggagcgccgcacgttGCGGAACTGTTCTGCATCCGCAGACACGGCCTCGCCAGAGAAGGCGCGGCCGTTttgcttgcggcgcgattcGTCCTTGCCCCGGAAGCGCGGAAAGCGCTGGTTTGGCGGCTCGGCAGGAAACCGATTCTCGTCCACGGGGACTCCGTTGCGAATGGGTACAAAGGACGCACTGTGCGCCGACGCTGGCCTCGTGCCTGGAGCGAGATGCATGCCGGGCTTGGGCGttggcgcgacgccgagtcCATTGTACGCGCCGGGCTGCAGCTCCttctcggcaaagagctcAGCCGAAAAGGGGGCCGCTGGGCGGACGGCACGCGCGTCGGAATGAATgccaggcgctgcgctacTCATTGGGCGCATAGCACCGGGAGCAAGCGAGTGCTGCGAGTCGTGGACGCTGAGCGAGTGCGTGGAATGGGACAAGTCTGCAACGGCAATATCGTCTACGCGGCGCTGAAAATCGGTCGGCGTTGCATGCAGCCAAGGAGAAAGCGTCGAGACATTTGACCCTGGCTGTGCACGGCCGGAGCGCGACGACATTTGCGACAATGGCGCGAGGTCGAGCGCGGAGGAAAACGTGGAAAGCGCATTGTTAAAGCCTTGCTGCCGAAAAAGCATGGGAAAtttgtcgtcgtcgcccGACAAGTTGTACTTGCGCACAAAGGTCGAGTCGTCCGCACTCTCcagctcgtcgtcaaaCAAGAAGCCTTCGTTGaacagcgccgcttcgccAGGAGCCAGCGATCGATGTGCGCCATTTTGGACTTGGGACGCGTCCGCTCTCGCATCCGCGACGAGCGTTTTCGGCAGCAtagatgcagcgccttgcggcaAGGCCGACGGTGCGGCACGGTGCTCGGcgtttgcgcctgcaggcgccgctgtgGCGCTCGGTGATGGGCCTAGCACCATGGAATAAGAGTTGAAAGGATGGCAGAGAGAAACGATGGACTGAGGTAGTCAAATATGTACAGAGTCGCAACCGTCAatctcgcgcgcagcgttcCGTGAAGAGCAAAATTAGTGCGAGCGTCACTGGCCAAAGAACAGACGCCAGTGTCCCTCGGAAGAAAAGTCCACATGCGAAATGCACGTGGGTTTTTCAAGCGCACTTGCCAAGCTCCATGGAGGATGCTTGGTCAGcacagcgcagcggcacgcgaGGAAAAAGGTATGTGCGCGGCTACTAGACGCTAtggggcggcgcgcggcgctgccttGGGCTTCGCCTTGGCTTTGCCTTTGGGCTTTGCCTGCTTCACCATACGGTCCTTGGACAAGTCTGCGTCGGAGTCCTCGTCCGACGCCCATTCGGCAGTCTCGGCCGTTTCTTCCTCGACCTGTAGGTAAGTGTGGTGGGTAGCTACGTACCCCATATGCATCCTCGTTGTCGGGTACACCATCCGCGTGTAGCTGCTTCACCTTGGTCTTCTGTGCGGCAGGAAGACCACCGGTAGCGCGCTGGAATACGACCGGGTGGCTCTTGGCGTTGTATGCGCGCGTCAATGCTGCCTTGACGGGCGCCGGGAGCTTTTTCAGCTtttcttcgcgccgcgcatcgtcaagctcgagctcgacgagcgtTTCGCGGTCCTCAGGAATAAGGTAGTACGCATCCATATTGTCGATCACGTCCTGGATTCCTTCTTGCCCGTGTTGTAGCAGGGGGTCCACAACCAAAGGCAAGAGGCCAGATACGTAgctctcgcgcacatcgtcTGCCGATCCCGTGCAGCGGAGCCGTAGCCGGGTTTGTAAATCGACGAgctggcggcgcagtcgcgtgcgcttcgaATTCTGCCCGAGGAACGCGGGAAAAGAGGGAAAGCTGGTGTTTGCCCCGTATATATACGAGCACGGCCGCACACTCGAAGCAATGCCGTGATGCGGCATGAGCGACCAGTGCTGTTGCGGCCCATGTATCATGGTATCGATCAAGTCGCCGTCGGAgatcgaggcgcttgccttgacgagcagctgcaagtGTTTCCAGTCTTTGTGCTGCGGATTGGCCTCCTTTTGCGCAAAGACGGGATTGGTCTTGATATAGTTTTCCTCTACCATGAGGGGAACAATGGAATGGTCCTGGAAATAGTAATCCATCTTATCGTTAAGTGATTGCCGGTTCAGTGGGCCGAAacgctgtgcgctgctAAGTTCCGCATAGAGCGAAAAAGGTGTTTGGAGCGTTGGTTTCTGGTTGGCCGCGCCGAACTGCTTGCTCTCGTCAAATGACATGCTATTTTGCGAGAGTTTCCAGCTGGAGAGCATGTTAATGACAAGACGCAGGTcgctctgcgccgcaatAATGAGCTGGTCCATCACTTCTCCCGGGATCTGCAGCTTTTCGCGAAAGGCGATGGACAGCATCCGCGAGCGGATCTGCTGCACGGTTGGCTTCACAAATGTCATGTTGAACGCGGTGGTGTAAAGCGGCTGCATTTTGGGGTTGCGCCGGTCGTTGCAGATGCAGATGATGGGCACTTGCGTCTTGCGGATAAGCGCATTGATCGCGCCAACACCGCCACGATCGCCGCCGGACATGCCGTCGACCTCGTCCATAATGATGACGGTGTGGTCTGTGATATGAACTCCGTTGGAGGTGTCGTTGCTGCCTTGCATCCAGCCTTGAATAGAGCGGTTGTTGATTGTATCGCTAAGCGCACTCTCCAGCAGCTTCTTGCTCCGCGTATCGCTGGCATTAAGCTCGAGGGGCTGGTACCCCTCCATGGCACACACTAAATGCACCGCAGTCGTCTTGCCGATCCCCGGCGAGCCGGAAATGAGCATCGCTTTGAACGTGTTCGTCGCGTTCGGGCCTGGTTTTTTAAactgcgccttgcgcgaTTTCGGCCACTCGTGCAGCCATGCCTGGAGCTTCTCGACGTTGCTCTTGTTTCCCACCAGCTCCTTGAGCTGCTGCGGTGCATACTTGTCCGTCCAGAGCTGGCCCGTGCTGTCTTTTTCGGGGCCCATTGCTTTCGCCGCTGCCACGATTTTCTGCTCGTCGTCCTTGAGCTTCGCTGCGACTTTGGGATCCAGCGCATGCGTCCCACGCTCGCCAATCAGTGCTAAAAAGCCGTCTTCGTCCagtgtgcgcagcttgtTTTTCCGGATCACGTCCAGCTTCTTCACGCCTGCATTCTCGCCCAATACCACGTACGATGTCTTGGAAGACGGTGCGGTGGTGACCTTGCTGTGTGTTAGTCAGAGAAAATACGCACGCGCCATAGCGTTTCGCAAGGTCCGTGGCATCCTCGCGCGAGATGCTGCTGAGCTCACCGGTAAACACGAGAGTGAGCCCAGCGAGGCAGTTTGGCTTGCCCTCGGGGATTGGTTTCGAGCCGTGCGCGACCGGACCAGCCGCACGACGtgcagccgctgcacgccatgccgGCTCCGTCTTTGGCTTCTTATTCGCGTCCGCGTCCAAAGgcgcctcgcgcttcaCGCCCGACTTTTCCGCGCCCATCACGAGGCGAGGAAAGCGGTGCGGCCCTCCACGCATGTAAACGTACACACTTGCATTGTCACTTCCTCCAGCATGGATCTCGAGCCGCGGTCTGCGTTGGTCGTCGCTGTGACGCCCACGGAGCCGTCGTGCTTTGCAGGCGAGCTCTTTGAATGCGAGATCAGGTTTACCAACACCAATAAaccgcagagcgcggcgcgccatgcacccCCGGCGATGCGACGGTCCGTCTCGCAAGCCGCTAGCAGCCCGGCGCACGAACCAAAAGGCACGCGACTGGGGCTCGTGGGCATGGAGAGTACcagcaagcacggcgcggctgcgctTGGACGCGGCCAGCCTCCGCGGCGTGGGCACCAGCACAAATTCTCGTCGCGGTCCGAAGCGTGGGCGAAACCGAACGAAACGCCGCAGCGGTCAGACCtggccgtgcacggcacaCATCCtcacgcgcgccaaaagtCGATCGTTGAGCACCAAGTCGAGGATCTCAGTCGTTCGTTCGGGCTCATGCATGCGGCCGAGCGGCCGCCGAGCCCTCTTGAGACTGCGTCGCCGCGGGTGGATACGTTTGCCATCGGCCAAGCCGCCGGCGTcgacgcgacgctgcgcgagtcgCTCACTACGTGGACTCGCGAGCAGAACACGACGCAAACGTCGCCGCTGTTTCCCGACGCTGGCGTCATTCCGCACGGATACGAAAAACTAATTTGGGCGTTTGCCCAGTTTGGCGGCACCATGGAGTTGGACCACCAtctcgtgcgcagcgccgactttgaagcgctgcgcctgcgacTCGCACGCGGCGAGGTCGGTGCGAATACCCCCCAAGATCCAGGCACGCCAAGTTCCGCGGACCGCACTCcgcgcgtcgtcggcggcggcgaacTGGACTTTGATACCGAGATCGAAGCCGGCTCGATTGAGATCGAGACGGGTGCGTCGGCCTCAGACATGCGTGCGTCGCACACTCCCTCTGTTGCAGCACTCGCCGCCCTGCTCTTCCGCTACACTGCGCCCTCAGGCACGagtcgtgcgctgcatacCCCTCGGCACATGCGTACGGGCTCGACCCTCTCTGATATCCGCAACCGCACACTGCTGAGCAAGACACTACCGACCTACTCGACTCCGCCGACGATCCTCGGCACAGActtgctgcttgcgccgggcgAGTCGAAGACGTTCACGTTCCGGATGCGCCTCCCGCCGGATCTTCCGCCGTCGTTCCATGGCCACGCTGTGCATTTCGATTACTATGTCACGGTAGGGACCAACAGGATCGACACCAACGCAGCCCGCAGCCCTGCTCGGCAGCAGTCGCGCCTCCTGCACATTCCCATTCGTGTTTATAACCACGTcacgccgagcggcgccgaTACGTGCTTCGATTTGCTGAATCCAATCGTGTCGGCAGTTCCCCACGCGACCGTTGCATCGAACAAGGCGGATGCCGGGGGCGATCGCGACGAGATAGTCACGCTGCTTGAGATGCTGCGTGCCGGCGACGCGGCGTCTGCAACAACTCTCCGCGGCGACGTGGCGACGTTTAGCTGCATGGACGCGGCAAACGAATTGACGCGCACCGCGGGCAAAGTCTCGTACGATATTGCCAAGGACGGGCACATCGCGGCTGTGCTTATGttgggccgcgcgcgctacCGACTTGGTGAcagcgtgcaagcgctcttgcgcatgAATCTCCCAGATACCCATGTACGGATTGTTAGACTCACGGCGGCGCTAGAGTCCTGCGAGGAAGTAGACCCCTCGCTGGCGACGCTTCCATCTGCGCgagtgcagcggcacacaAGGCAGGTGTACGCAACGCACCACGAATCTACATTGGATACGCGGCAGACGAGCTTTGTCTTGATGATtccgagcggcgcaacacCGGCATTCAGCACGAGCGGCATTCAGCACAGGTGGTCGttgcgcgtctcgctcTTGACTGCGACTTGTACACGGCTAGAAGACGGCACGCGTGTGGGTGTGCCGATGCCGCCGCATCTTGTGGGTGCGCAGGATGCATATGCTGCGTTCCACACGTCGTACCATGGCGTGACAACATTAAGTGGCGTGCAGACAGAAGGAGGCGTCGAGACAGAGGCACGGCTTGATATCGTAGAGTGCTCCGTGCCCGTCTCCGTGCTTCCAAACAGCGCCAAGACCAAAACGGTACCTATCGAACTGTATGCATAGACCACATAGGCATTCTCCACCGGCTTCGCGCTCCATACGCGCGCCTGTCCAACGCCAGTGCGGGGTTGACTAAACCTATTCCGGGGAGTGAATCCGTTCGCGGCTCCGCGGGAACCCCACTTTCCCCACCATGCCTTACCACGCCAAACGTTTTGATCTTGACTGCGTTATTCGCACGCTGGACAAGGTACCCTTTTCACCTCCGTTCCTTGTCATCCTTCCTGTCGTTGCCCTTTTCCTGGGCAACCGCGGCCAGTCGCTCAATACTGTattgcagcgtgccgccaATCTTTCGACATGGCAGGATCTTctctgcgtgcgcttcagGTGCATTAGCTACATGATGCTTTTCATCCTGATCAAGACTGTCAGCCGCTTCTTTTCTCTTCGCGCTGAGAACAACTATGTCCCGCAGCGTGACCCGCCGAACTGGAGCCAGGATGTCGTTGCGATTACCGGAGGTGCTACTGGTATTGGCAAAGACATTGTCGAGACGCTCTCGAAGAAGTGCAAGGCCCGCAttgccgtgctcgacaTTGCCGAGCCGACCTacgcgcaagccgcgccggGCTCTCCGCCAATCCTTTGGATCCAGACCGATGTGACCAGCGCCGATGCAATTGCTGCCGCCCACCAAAAGATCAAGGAAGTGTTTGGCACTTCGCCCTCGATCGTGATCGGCTGTGCCGGCATCGCGACCGGCGGCCCGATGCTTACTACGAGCTCTGCCCTGGTCAAGAAGACGTTCGAGATCAACTCGCT harbors:
- a CDS encoding uncharacterized protein (COG:J; EggNog:ENOG503NWIS), producing the protein MVLGPSPSATAAPAGANAEHRAAPSALPQGAASMLPKTLVADARADASQVQNGAHRSLAPGEAALFNEGFLFDDELESADDSTFVRKYNLSGDDDKFPMLFRQQGFNNALSTFSSALDLAPLSQMSSRSGRAQPGSNVSTLSPWLHATPTDFQRRVDDIAVADLSHSTHSLSVHDSQHSLAPGAMRPMSSAAPGIHSDARAVRPAAPFSAELFAEKELQPGAYNGLGVAPTPKPGMHLAPGTRPASAHSASFVPIRNGVPVDENRFPAEPPNQRFPRFRGKDESRRKQNGRAFSGEAVSADAEQFRNVRRSDLDPSTTRLEDLAGEMSQLCKDQYGCRFLQKKLEENVPEQCDMIFTETFPYFAELMTDPFGNYLCQKLLEYCSDAQRDQIVDAIAADLVTISLNMHGTRAVQKTIDFISTPSQTKTVIDALSRNVVSLIKDLNGNHVIQKCLNRLYAEQNQFIYDAVAAKCVDVATHRHGCCVLQRCIDHASDQQRFQLAKEITANTLQLVQDPFGNYVVQYVLDLNNADFNEAMVHQFLGNVCMLSMQKFSSNVIEKCIRVSQPSIRKLLVHELIDETRLESLLRDSFANYVVQTSLDYAEPTQRTQLVECIRPILPAIRNTPYGKRIQSRLQRESPEFVNGSADGRFAGPPRGQGVFQGRSGGRNMPFSASVGAGRGRGARRGKGDPMYPNSNVGGGDVQMEQFFPAQNGEIPLYPSVGTLDFTEPAPNVAQVPTDLVFGGLSRGKMQW
- the rfc1 gene encoding DNA replication factor C complex subunit Rfc1 (EggNog:ENOG503NWJJ; COG:L; BUSCO:EOG09261NW2), coding for MGAEKSGVKREAPLDADANKKPKTEPAWRAAAARRAAGPVAHGSKPIPEGKPNCLAGLTLVFTGELSSISREDATDLAKRYGAKVTTAPSSKTSYVVLGENAGVKKLDVIRKNKLRTLDEDGFLALIGERGTHALDPKVAAKLKDDEQKIVAAAKAMGPEKDSTGQLWTDKYAPQQLKELVGNKSNVEKLQAWLHEWPKSRKAQFKKPGPNATNTFKAMLISGSPGIGKTTAVHLVCAMEGYQPLELNASDTRSKKLLESALSDTINNRSIQGWMQGSNDTSNGVHITDHTVIIMDEVDGMSGGDRGGVGAINALIRKTQVPIICICNDRRNPKMQPLYTTAFNMTFVKPTVQQIRSRMLSIAFREKLQIPGEVMDQLIIAAQSDLRLVINMLSSWKLSQNSMSFDESKQFGAANQKPTLQTPFSLYAELSSAQRFGPLNRQSLNDKMDYYFQDHSIVPLMVEENYIKTNPVFAQKEANPQHKDWKHLQLLVKASASISDGDLIDTMIHGPQQHWSLMPHHGIASSVRPCSYIYGANTSFPSFPAFLGQNSKRTRLRRQLVDLQTRLRLRCTGSADDVRESYVSGLLPLVVDPLLQHGQEGIQDVIDNMDAYYLIPEDRETLVELELDDARREEKLKKLPAPVKAALTRAYNAKSHPVVFQRATGGLPAAQKTKVKQLHADGVPDNEDAYGVEEETAETAEWASDEDSDADLSKDRMVKQAKPKGKAKAKPKAAPRAAP
- the RGP1 gene encoding Golgi membrane exchange factor (Ric1p-Rgp1p) subunit (COG:S; EggNog:ENOG503NWFK), which codes for MDLEPRSALVVAVTPTEPSCFAGELFECEIRFTNTNKPQSAARHAPPAMRRSVSQAASSPAHEPKGTRLGLVGMESTSKHGAAALGRGQPPRRGHQHKFSSRSEAWAKPNETPQRSDLAVHGTHPHARQKSIVEHQVEDLSRSFGLMHAAERPPSPLETASPRVDTFAIGQAAGVDATLRESLTTWTREQNTTQTSPLFPDAGVIPHGYEKLIWAFAQFGGTMELDHHLVRSADFEALRLRLARGEVGANTPQDPGTPSSADRTPRVVGGGELDFDTEIEAGSIEIETGASASDMRASHTPSVAALAALLFRYTAPSGTSRALHTPRHMRTGSTLSDIRNRTLLSKTLPTYSTPPTILGTDLLLAPGESKTFTFRMRLPPDLPPSFHGHAVHFDYYVTVGTNRIDTNAARSPARQQSRLLHIPIRVYNHVTPSGADTCFDLLNPIVSAVPHATVASNKADAGGDRDEIVTLLEMLRAGDAASATTLRGDVATFSCMDAANELTRTAGKVSYDIAKDGHIAAVLMLGRARYRLGDSVQALLRMNLPDTHVRIVRLTAALESCEEVDPSLATLPSARVQRHTRQVYATHHESTLDTRQTSFVLMIPSGATPAFSTSGIQHRWSLRVSLLTATCTRLEDGTRVGVPMPPHLVGAQDAYAAFHTSYHGVTTLSGVQTEGGVETEARLDIVECSVPVSVLPNSAKTKTVPIELYA
- a CDS encoding uncharacterized protein (TransMembrane:2 (i20-37o57-77i); EggNog:ENOG503NUZA; COG:Q), whose protein sequence is MPYHAKRFDLDCVIRTLDKVPFSPPFLVILPVVALFLGNRGQSLNTVLQRAANLSTWQDLLCVRFRCISYMMLFILIKTVSRFFSLRAENNYVPQRDPPNWSQDVVAITGGATGIGKDIVETLSKKCKARIAVLDIAEPTYAQAAPGSPPILWIQTDVTSADAIAAAHQKIKEVFGTSPSIVIGCAGIATGGPMLTTSSALVKKTFEINSLQHILLAKEFVPFMAKNNHGHYVTVASSASHYTPPMMSAYCMSKAAALAFHEELRVELRVAYNAPRVRTSVVTPTKVRTLLGHALKDTDNSFVAPTLEPLEVATAITDAIEEGRSHTISQPMMTKMLPFARAFPEWYRTILAAVGKTDGAVTAESIRSGLQAGYGKNWSKEDFDNILGEMVAQYGKTD